In Nonomuraea sp. NBC_00507, the following are encoded in one genomic region:
- a CDS encoding MFS transporter, with translation MRAQLPLRLARTAAFSAVCVILATLAHVVGGGSGPEPWPAGLGLAAVAGLGLALCGKERSPATVNGVLAVAQLGLHELFAGDDTAYVSVHVHGDGLAVNAGMLLAHLTATLITGVWLARGEAALWSLLRRLGRRLVLLRPVAVPAVRVYVPVVFARVVPPQPGFRHCLARRGPPLPA, from the coding sequence ATGCGCGCGCAACTTCCCCTCCGGCTCGCGCGGACGGCCGCCTTCTCCGCCGTCTGCGTGATCCTCGCCACGCTCGCACACGTCGTGGGTGGCGGCTCGGGTCCCGAGCCGTGGCCCGCCGGGCTGGGGCTCGCGGCGGTGGCCGGGCTGGGGCTGGCCCTGTGCGGCAAGGAACGTTCTCCCGCGACCGTCAACGGTGTGCTGGCGGTGGCGCAGCTCGGGCTGCACGAGCTGTTCGCCGGCGACGACACCGCCTACGTCTCCGTGCACGTCCACGGAGACGGCCTGGCGGTCAACGCCGGGATGTTGCTCGCCCACCTGACGGCCACGCTGATCACCGGCGTGTGGCTGGCGCGCGGCGAGGCCGCGCTCTGGTCGCTACTGCGCCGCCTCGGCCGCCGTCTCGTCCTGTTGCGCCCGGTGGCGGTGCCCGCCGTGCGTGTGTACGTGCCGGTCGTCTTCGCCCGGGTCGTCCCGCCCCAGCCGGGGTTCCGGCACTGTCTGGCCAGGCGTGGTCCTCCACTTCCCGCCTGA
- a CDS encoding YcnI family copper-binding membrane protein, with amino-acid sequence MSFVRRAATVLAAATALTAGLALPALAHVTVQPGTAEQGSFTKVAFRVPNERDTASTTKIEVSFPADHPLAFVSVKPLPGWEVKVTEGKLPTPVKTEYGDLEEAVTTIVWSGGKINPGEFQEFEVSMGQLPKDTDQLLFPTKQTYSNGEVVDWAEAPKADGTEVEHPAPLLKLVPAAASASASPSTAAAAASPAATSVVLNPAASDGTARLLGGAGLAVGVVGVVLAALGLRRRSA; translated from the coding sequence ATGTCCTTCGTACGCCGTGCCGCGACCGTGCTCGCCGCCGCCACCGCTCTCACCGCCGGTCTGGCGCTGCCCGCGCTGGCCCACGTCACCGTCCAGCCGGGCACCGCCGAGCAGGGGTCCTTCACCAAGGTCGCGTTCCGGGTGCCGAACGAGCGTGACACCGCCTCGACCACCAAGATCGAAGTCAGCTTCCCCGCCGACCACCCGCTGGCCTTCGTGTCGGTCAAGCCCCTGCCCGGATGGGAGGTGAAGGTGACGGAAGGCAAGCTGCCCACGCCGGTCAAGACCGAGTACGGCGACCTGGAGGAGGCCGTCACCACAATCGTCTGGTCGGGCGGGAAGATCAACCCGGGTGAGTTCCAGGAGTTCGAGGTGTCCATGGGGCAGCTGCCCAAGGACACGGATCAGCTGCTGTTCCCGACGAAGCAGACGTACTCGAACGGGGAGGTCGTGGACTGGGCCGAGGCACCGAAGGCGGACGGCACGGAGGTCGAGCACCCGGCTCCGCTGCTCAAGCTCGTCCCCGCCGCCGCCTCCGCGTCCGCTTCCCCCAGCACAGCCGCGGCGGCCGCCTCCCCGGCCGCGACCTCGGTGGTCTTGAACCCGGCCGCGTCTGACGGCACCGCGCGCCTGCTGGGCGGCGCCGGCCTGGCGGTGGGCGTCGTCGGCGTCGTCCTCGCCGCCCTCGGCCTCCGCCGCCGCTCAGCCTGA